One window from the genome of Oryza glaberrima chromosome 3, OglaRS2, whole genome shotgun sequence encodes:
- the LOC127766537 gene encoding uncharacterized protein At4g17910 isoform X1: MDDEPINAHKLLKEQFVSNLTGSSLLEIAALSTVVPAVVVLRKWSCGDNTRKNSLKKNDDALPGHKGFVHYFSTLAIDYLSIVLPVLLIFTVLAEWACACALSLVMLISILTMFKRSRSHLKAGPNELPLLRADISSYRVSVVLVTCLCILAVDFKIFPRRYAKAETYGCGIMDLGVGSFVVANALVSRQARNFTAMTWNKALMSISPLIFLGFARLISTSGVDYQVHVGEYGVHWNFFFTLAAISILTSVIRIHPKYCGLAGLLVLTGFQTWLSFGLNEYLISNERNGGIISQNKEGVYSIFGYWGMYLIGVSLGYNLFFDNSSKGKSRSSQVVKVWVLAASFWIMAIILDSYVERVSRRMCNFAYVMLVFGQNFQVISVLTLAGFISYEKNLVLEDAFNQNMLGSFLLANILTGVVNLSVDTLSASSGTAFMILLADLFEPIWFLSDLIKNAELHINQSIFSV; the protein is encoded by the exons ATGGACGACGAGCCCATCAACGCGCACAAGCTCCTCAAGGAGCA GTTCGTCAGCAACTTGACGGGGTCTTCCCTGCTGGAGATCGCCGCGCTCTCCACCGTGGTTCCG GCTGTGGTCGTTCTGAGGAAATGGAGCTGCGGAG ATAATACTAGGAAGAATTCATTGAAGAAAAATGATGATGCCCTTCCTGGTCATAAAGGTTTTGTGCATTACTTCTCTACACTGGCTATAGATTACCTCAGTATTGTATTGCCAGTTCTTCTGATTTTCACA GTTTTAGCTGAATGGGCTTGTGCTTGTGCACTTTCTCTTGTAATGCTGATATCTATCCTCACCATGTTTAAGAG GTCTCGATCTCATCTCAAAGCTGGACCAAATGAGCTGCCTTTGCTCCGAGCAGATATATCATCATACAGAGTATCTGTG GTTCTAGTGACATGCCTGTGCATATTAGCAGTGGACTTCAAAATCTTCCCTAGACGTTATGCCAAGGCTGAAACATATGGTTGTGGCATC ATGGATCTCGGAGTAGGGTCTTTTGTAGTGGCTAATGCACTGGTATCTAGACAAGCACGAAACTTTACTGCAAT GACCTGGAATAAAGCACTGATGTCTATAAGCCCTCTAATATTTCTTGGTTTCGCTCGTCTCATATCGACATCAGGTGTTGATTATCAG GTTCATGTAGGAGAATATGGCGTGCACTGGAACTTCTTTTTCACCCTTGCAGCAATTTCGATCCTTACGTCCGTTATCAGGATCCATCCTAAGTATTGTGGATTAGCTGGTCTGCTTGTGCTTACAG GATTCCAAACGTGGCTCTCTTTTGGGTTGAATGAGTATCTCATTTCTAATGAAAGAAACGGTGGTATCATCAGTCAGAATAAGGAAGGTGTTTATAGCATATTTG GTTACTGGGGTATGTACCTGATTGGTGTTTCCTTGGGTTACAATCTATTCTTTGACAATAGTTCAAAAGGCAAGAGTAGGAGCAGTCAAGTGGTAAAAGTTTGGGTTCTTGCTGCATCTTTTTG GATTATGGCAATCATTCTTGACAGCTATGTTGAAAGAGTTTCTCGACGAATG TGCAACTTTGCTTATGTTATGCTTGTATTTGGACAGAATTTTCAG GTTATATCTGTTCTCACACTAGCTGGGTTTATTTCATATGAAAAGAACCTGGTTCTTGAAGATGCATTCAATCAAAATATGCTTGGTTCATTCCTTCTG GCAAACATCCTAACTGGTGTAGTAAATCTCTCAGTTGACACACTCTCTGCCTCTTCCGGCACCGCCTTCATGATTTT GTTAGCCGATTTGTTTGAACCGATTTGGTTTCTCAGCGATTTGATTAAAAATGCTGAATTGCACATAAATCAGTCCATTTTCTCCGTGTAG
- the LOC127766537 gene encoding uncharacterized protein At4g17910 isoform X3, translated as MDDEPINAHKLLKEQFVSNLTGSSLLEIAALSTVVPAVVVLRKWSCGDNTRKNSLKKNDDALPGHKGFVHYFSTLAIDYLSIVLPVLLIFTVLAEWACACALSLVMLISILTMFKRSRSHLKAGPNELPLLRADISSYRVSVVLVTCLCILAVDFKIFPRRYAKAETYGCGIMDLGVGSFVVANALVSRQARNFTAMTWNKALMSISPLIFLGFARLISTSGVDYQVHVGEYGVHWNFFFTLAAISILTSVIRIHPKYCGLAGLLVLTGFQTWLSFGLNEYLISNERNGGIISQNKEGVYSIFGYWGMYLIGVSLGYNLFFDNSSKGKSRSSQVVKVWVLAASFWIMAIILDSYVERVSRRMCNFAYVMLVFGQNFQVISVLTLAGFISYEKNLVLEDAFNQNMLGSFLLANILTGVVNLSVDTLSASSGTAFMILVCVMHAPTTLSTHQWCISN; from the exons ATGGACGACGAGCCCATCAACGCGCACAAGCTCCTCAAGGAGCA GTTCGTCAGCAACTTGACGGGGTCTTCCCTGCTGGAGATCGCCGCGCTCTCCACCGTGGTTCCG GCTGTGGTCGTTCTGAGGAAATGGAGCTGCGGAG ATAATACTAGGAAGAATTCATTGAAGAAAAATGATGATGCCCTTCCTGGTCATAAAGGTTTTGTGCATTACTTCTCTACACTGGCTATAGATTACCTCAGTATTGTATTGCCAGTTCTTCTGATTTTCACA GTTTTAGCTGAATGGGCTTGTGCTTGTGCACTTTCTCTTGTAATGCTGATATCTATCCTCACCATGTTTAAGAG GTCTCGATCTCATCTCAAAGCTGGACCAAATGAGCTGCCTTTGCTCCGAGCAGATATATCATCATACAGAGTATCTGTG GTTCTAGTGACATGCCTGTGCATATTAGCAGTGGACTTCAAAATCTTCCCTAGACGTTATGCCAAGGCTGAAACATATGGTTGTGGCATC ATGGATCTCGGAGTAGGGTCTTTTGTAGTGGCTAATGCACTGGTATCTAGACAAGCACGAAACTTTACTGCAAT GACCTGGAATAAAGCACTGATGTCTATAAGCCCTCTAATATTTCTTGGTTTCGCTCGTCTCATATCGACATCAGGTGTTGATTATCAG GTTCATGTAGGAGAATATGGCGTGCACTGGAACTTCTTTTTCACCCTTGCAGCAATTTCGATCCTTACGTCCGTTATCAGGATCCATCCTAAGTATTGTGGATTAGCTGGTCTGCTTGTGCTTACAG GATTCCAAACGTGGCTCTCTTTTGGGTTGAATGAGTATCTCATTTCTAATGAAAGAAACGGTGGTATCATCAGTCAGAATAAGGAAGGTGTTTATAGCATATTTG GTTACTGGGGTATGTACCTGATTGGTGTTTCCTTGGGTTACAATCTATTCTTTGACAATAGTTCAAAAGGCAAGAGTAGGAGCAGTCAAGTGGTAAAAGTTTGGGTTCTTGCTGCATCTTTTTG GATTATGGCAATCATTCTTGACAGCTATGTTGAAAGAGTTTCTCGACGAATG TGCAACTTTGCTTATGTTATGCTTGTATTTGGACAGAATTTTCAG GTTATATCTGTTCTCACACTAGCTGGGTTTATTTCATATGAAAAGAACCTGGTTCTTGAAGATGCATTCAATCAAAATATGCTTGGTTCATTCCTTCTG GCAAACATCCTAACTGGTGTAGTAAATCTCTCAGTTGACACACTCTCTGCCTCTTCCGGCACCGCCTTCATGATTTT GGTTTGCGTCATGCATGCACCCACAACTCTGTCAACCCACCAATGGTGCATCTCTAATTAA
- the LOC127766537 gene encoding uncharacterized protein At4g17910 isoform X2, with amino-acid sequence MDDEPINAHKLLKEQFVSNLTGSSLLEIAALSTVVPAVVVLRKWSCGDNTRKNSLKKNDDALPGHKGFVHYFSTLAIDYLSIVLPVLLIFTVLAEWACACALSLVMLISILTMFKRSRSHLKAGPNELPLLRADISSYRVSVVLVTCLCILAVDFKIFPRRYAKAETYGCGIMDLGVGSFVVANALVSRQARNFTAMTWNKALMSISPLIFLGFARLISTSGVDYQVHVGEYGVHWNFFFTLAAISILTSVIRIHPKYCGLAGLLVLTGFQTWLSFGLNEYLISNERNGGIISQNKEGVYSIFGYWGMYLIGVSLGYNLFFDNSSKGKSRSSQVVKVWVLAASFWIMAIILDSYVERVSRRMCNFAYVMLVFGQNFQVISVLTLAGFISYEKNLVLEDAFNQNMLGSFLLANILTGVVNLSVDTLSASSGTAFMILLVYSFTLCMIAALAQFCGIRMKFW; translated from the exons ATGGACGACGAGCCCATCAACGCGCACAAGCTCCTCAAGGAGCA GTTCGTCAGCAACTTGACGGGGTCTTCCCTGCTGGAGATCGCCGCGCTCTCCACCGTGGTTCCG GCTGTGGTCGTTCTGAGGAAATGGAGCTGCGGAG ATAATACTAGGAAGAATTCATTGAAGAAAAATGATGATGCCCTTCCTGGTCATAAAGGTTTTGTGCATTACTTCTCTACACTGGCTATAGATTACCTCAGTATTGTATTGCCAGTTCTTCTGATTTTCACA GTTTTAGCTGAATGGGCTTGTGCTTGTGCACTTTCTCTTGTAATGCTGATATCTATCCTCACCATGTTTAAGAG GTCTCGATCTCATCTCAAAGCTGGACCAAATGAGCTGCCTTTGCTCCGAGCAGATATATCATCATACAGAGTATCTGTG GTTCTAGTGACATGCCTGTGCATATTAGCAGTGGACTTCAAAATCTTCCCTAGACGTTATGCCAAGGCTGAAACATATGGTTGTGGCATC ATGGATCTCGGAGTAGGGTCTTTTGTAGTGGCTAATGCACTGGTATCTAGACAAGCACGAAACTTTACTGCAAT GACCTGGAATAAAGCACTGATGTCTATAAGCCCTCTAATATTTCTTGGTTTCGCTCGTCTCATATCGACATCAGGTGTTGATTATCAG GTTCATGTAGGAGAATATGGCGTGCACTGGAACTTCTTTTTCACCCTTGCAGCAATTTCGATCCTTACGTCCGTTATCAGGATCCATCCTAAGTATTGTGGATTAGCTGGTCTGCTTGTGCTTACAG GATTCCAAACGTGGCTCTCTTTTGGGTTGAATGAGTATCTCATTTCTAATGAAAGAAACGGTGGTATCATCAGTCAGAATAAGGAAGGTGTTTATAGCATATTTG GTTACTGGGGTATGTACCTGATTGGTGTTTCCTTGGGTTACAATCTATTCTTTGACAATAGTTCAAAAGGCAAGAGTAGGAGCAGTCAAGTGGTAAAAGTTTGGGTTCTTGCTGCATCTTTTTG GATTATGGCAATCATTCTTGACAGCTATGTTGAAAGAGTTTCTCGACGAATG TGCAACTTTGCTTATGTTATGCTTGTATTTGGACAGAATTTTCAG GTTATATCTGTTCTCACACTAGCTGGGTTTATTTCATATGAAAAGAACCTGGTTCTTGAAGATGCATTCAATCAAAATATGCTTGGTTCATTCCTTCTG GCAAACATCCTAACTGGTGTAGTAAATCTCTCAGTTGACACACTCTCTGCCTCTTCCGGCACCGCCTTCATGATTTTGTTAGTATACTCCTTTACTCTATGCATGATTGCTGCTTTAGCTCAGTTTTGCGGTATTAGGATGAAATTTTGGTGA
- the LOC127767574 gene encoding myb-related protein 306-like, which yields MGRPPCCEKEGVKKGPWTPEEDMVLASYVQEHGPGNWRAVPPRTGLLRCSKSCRLRWTNYLRPGIRRGGFSHHEERLILHLQALLGNRWAAIASYLPHRTDNDVKNFWNTHLKKKLALSSSSSSPPTPTTPLVARGQWERKLQTDIDLARRALRDALSVDDAASPAMISSGPPAPAAAAAYALSERNISVMLSGWAAPPPARKGLSACNPAAATTTPGGAAAESASTAGTSSELTADCCSGGGDSSASNCLPSSMLLACDDGDATATAAGVAPLSAIESWLLLDDSGEPQLALDEQLLDVALRNYAF from the coding sequence atggggcGGCCGCCGTGTTGCGAGAAGGAGGGGGTGAAGAAGGGGCCATGGACGCCGGAGGAGGACATGGTGCTGGCGTCGTACGTGCAGGAGCACGGCCCGGGCAACTggcgcgccgtgccgcccaGGACGGGCCTCCTCCGCTGCAGCAAgagctgccgcctccgctgGACCAACTACCTCCGCCCGGGCATCCGCCGCGGCGGCTTCTCCCACCACGAGGAGCGCCTCATCCTCCACCTCCAGGCCCTCCTCGGCAACCGCTGGGCCGCCATCGCCTCCTACCTCCCCCACCGCACCGACAACGACGTCAAGAACTTCTGGAACACCCACCTCAAGAAGAAGctcgccctctcctcctcctcctcctcgccgccgacgccgacgacgccgctcGTCGCCAGGGGGCAGTGGGAGCGCAAGCTGCAGACCGACATCGACCTCGCCAGGCGCGCCCTCCGCGACGCTCTCTCCGTCGACGACGCCGCCTCCCCGGCGATGATCAGCAGCgggccgcccgcgccggcggcggcggcggcgtacgccCTGAGCGAGCGCAACATCTCCGTGATGCTGAGCGGctgggcggcgccgcctccggccaGGAAAGGATTGTCAGCCTGCAAcccggccgcggcgacgacgacgcccggtggcgccgccgcggagagcGCGTCCACGGCCGGGACGTCGTCGGAGCTCACCGCCGactgctgctccggcggcggcgactccagcGCGTCCAACTGCCTGCCGTCGTCCATGCTCCTCGcgtgcgacgacggcgacgcgacggcgacggcggccggggtGGCGCCGCTGTCGGCGATCGAGTCGTGGCTGCTGctcgacgacagcggcgagccGCAGCTGGCACTGGACGAGCAGCTGCTGGACGTAGCTCTCCGTAATTACGctttctaa
- the LOC127766537 gene encoding uncharacterized protein At4g17910 isoform X5, with the protein MDDEPINAHKLLKEQFVSNLTGSSLLEIAALSTVVPAVVVLRKWSCGDNTRKNSLKKNDDALPGHKGFVHYFSTLAIDYLSIVLPVLLIFTVLAEWACACALSLVMLISILTMFKRSRSHLKAGPNELPLLRADISSYRVSVVLVTCLCILAVDFKIFPRRYAKAETYGCGIMDLGVGSFVVANALVSRQARNFTAMTWNKALMSISPLIFLGFARLISTSGVDYQVHVGEYGVHWNFFFTLAAISILTSVIRIHPKYCGLAGLLVLTGFQTWLSFGLNEYLISNERNGGIISQNKEGVYSIFGYWGMYLIGVSLGYNLFFDNSSKGKSRSSQVVKVWVLAASFWIMAIILDSYVERVSRRMCNFAYVMLVFGQNFQVISVLTLAGFISYEKNLVLEDAFNQNMLGSFLLANILTGVVNLSVDTLSASSGTAFMILFTS; encoded by the exons ATGGACGACGAGCCCATCAACGCGCACAAGCTCCTCAAGGAGCA GTTCGTCAGCAACTTGACGGGGTCTTCCCTGCTGGAGATCGCCGCGCTCTCCACCGTGGTTCCG GCTGTGGTCGTTCTGAGGAAATGGAGCTGCGGAG ATAATACTAGGAAGAATTCATTGAAGAAAAATGATGATGCCCTTCCTGGTCATAAAGGTTTTGTGCATTACTTCTCTACACTGGCTATAGATTACCTCAGTATTGTATTGCCAGTTCTTCTGATTTTCACA GTTTTAGCTGAATGGGCTTGTGCTTGTGCACTTTCTCTTGTAATGCTGATATCTATCCTCACCATGTTTAAGAG GTCTCGATCTCATCTCAAAGCTGGACCAAATGAGCTGCCTTTGCTCCGAGCAGATATATCATCATACAGAGTATCTGTG GTTCTAGTGACATGCCTGTGCATATTAGCAGTGGACTTCAAAATCTTCCCTAGACGTTATGCCAAGGCTGAAACATATGGTTGTGGCATC ATGGATCTCGGAGTAGGGTCTTTTGTAGTGGCTAATGCACTGGTATCTAGACAAGCACGAAACTTTACTGCAAT GACCTGGAATAAAGCACTGATGTCTATAAGCCCTCTAATATTTCTTGGTTTCGCTCGTCTCATATCGACATCAGGTGTTGATTATCAG GTTCATGTAGGAGAATATGGCGTGCACTGGAACTTCTTTTTCACCCTTGCAGCAATTTCGATCCTTACGTCCGTTATCAGGATCCATCCTAAGTATTGTGGATTAGCTGGTCTGCTTGTGCTTACAG GATTCCAAACGTGGCTCTCTTTTGGGTTGAATGAGTATCTCATTTCTAATGAAAGAAACGGTGGTATCATCAGTCAGAATAAGGAAGGTGTTTATAGCATATTTG GTTACTGGGGTATGTACCTGATTGGTGTTTCCTTGGGTTACAATCTATTCTTTGACAATAGTTCAAAAGGCAAGAGTAGGAGCAGTCAAGTGGTAAAAGTTTGGGTTCTTGCTGCATCTTTTTG GATTATGGCAATCATTCTTGACAGCTATGTTGAAAGAGTTTCTCGACGAATG TGCAACTTTGCTTATGTTATGCTTGTATTTGGACAGAATTTTCAG GTTATATCTGTTCTCACACTAGCTGGGTTTATTTCATATGAAAAGAACCTGGTTCTTGAAGATGCATTCAATCAAAATATGCTTGGTTCATTCCTTCTG GCAAACATCCTAACTGGTGTAGTAAATCTCTCAGTTGACACACTCTCTGCCTCTTCCGGCACCGCCTTCATGATTTT GTTCACATCATGA
- the LOC127766537 gene encoding uncharacterized protein At4g17910 isoform X4, with the protein MDDEPINAHKLLKEQFVSNLTGSSLLEIAALSTVVPAVVVLRKWSCGDNTRKNSLKKNDDALPGHKGFVHYFSTLAIDYLSIVLPVLLIFTVLAEWACACALSLVMLISILTMFKRSRSHLKAGPNELPLLRADISSYRVSVVLVTCLCILAVDFKIFPRRYAKAETYGCGIMDLGVGSFVVANALVSRQARNFTAMTWNKALMSISPLIFLGFARLISTSGVDYQVHVGEYGVHWNFFFTLAAISILTSVIRIHPKYCGLAGLLVLTGFQTWLSFGLNEYLISNERNGGIISQNKEGVYSIFGYWGMYLIGVSLGYNLFFDNSSKGKSRSSQVVKVWVLAASFWIMAIILDSYVERVSRRMCNFAYVMLVFGQNFQVISVLTLAGFISYEKNLVLEDAFNQNMLGSFLLANILTGVVNLSVDTLSASSGTAFMILFTMDRIIKCK; encoded by the exons ATGGACGACGAGCCCATCAACGCGCACAAGCTCCTCAAGGAGCA GTTCGTCAGCAACTTGACGGGGTCTTCCCTGCTGGAGATCGCCGCGCTCTCCACCGTGGTTCCG GCTGTGGTCGTTCTGAGGAAATGGAGCTGCGGAG ATAATACTAGGAAGAATTCATTGAAGAAAAATGATGATGCCCTTCCTGGTCATAAAGGTTTTGTGCATTACTTCTCTACACTGGCTATAGATTACCTCAGTATTGTATTGCCAGTTCTTCTGATTTTCACA GTTTTAGCTGAATGGGCTTGTGCTTGTGCACTTTCTCTTGTAATGCTGATATCTATCCTCACCATGTTTAAGAG GTCTCGATCTCATCTCAAAGCTGGACCAAATGAGCTGCCTTTGCTCCGAGCAGATATATCATCATACAGAGTATCTGTG GTTCTAGTGACATGCCTGTGCATATTAGCAGTGGACTTCAAAATCTTCCCTAGACGTTATGCCAAGGCTGAAACATATGGTTGTGGCATC ATGGATCTCGGAGTAGGGTCTTTTGTAGTGGCTAATGCACTGGTATCTAGACAAGCACGAAACTTTACTGCAAT GACCTGGAATAAAGCACTGATGTCTATAAGCCCTCTAATATTTCTTGGTTTCGCTCGTCTCATATCGACATCAGGTGTTGATTATCAG GTTCATGTAGGAGAATATGGCGTGCACTGGAACTTCTTTTTCACCCTTGCAGCAATTTCGATCCTTACGTCCGTTATCAGGATCCATCCTAAGTATTGTGGATTAGCTGGTCTGCTTGTGCTTACAG GATTCCAAACGTGGCTCTCTTTTGGGTTGAATGAGTATCTCATTTCTAATGAAAGAAACGGTGGTATCATCAGTCAGAATAAGGAAGGTGTTTATAGCATATTTG GTTACTGGGGTATGTACCTGATTGGTGTTTCCTTGGGTTACAATCTATTCTTTGACAATAGTTCAAAAGGCAAGAGTAGGAGCAGTCAAGTGGTAAAAGTTTGGGTTCTTGCTGCATCTTTTTG GATTATGGCAATCATTCTTGACAGCTATGTTGAAAGAGTTTCTCGACGAATG TGCAACTTTGCTTATGTTATGCTTGTATTTGGACAGAATTTTCAG GTTATATCTGTTCTCACACTAGCTGGGTTTATTTCATATGAAAAGAACCTGGTTCTTGAAGATGCATTCAATCAAAATATGCTTGGTTCATTCCTTCTG GCAAACATCCTAACTGGTGTAGTAAATCTCTCAGTTGACACACTCTCTGCCTCTTCCGGCACCGCCTTCATGATTTT ATTTACGATGGATCGAATCATCAAATGCAAGTAG